One window of Candidatus Eisenbacteria bacterium genomic DNA carries:
- a CDS encoding fused MFS/spermidine synthase, producing the protein MSGAVSLVYQVLWMRELGLLFGNTAQAGATTLTAFFLGLALGGFAAGKIAPRLGNPLRAYGWIEIGVAVTAVAYFGLMSLYGAIVPALFRSLGSRPELFLLAKFGLGILVLLPPSCLIGATLPLVGEHIVRGRDTLGRGGTILYALNTLGAALGALAAGFFLPLALGFRGAYAVAIASNLVLGIVLIVAARTSGPPADASAAAHTPHSQLTSISWTRVRVLAFLSGLVTLALEVLWTRMFSQVLHNSVYTFSIILVIFLVALALGSLLAHRLIGSSREPSNVLALLLGAGAVLTSVSPWLFFALTGGLRYIAEQSGWIAYQLTVFTLSGLVMMPATIALGTVFPYLLRLGETPARSAGRTVGELVAINTLGGIAGSLLAGFAFLSWFGLWSSIRLVALVAIAGLPLIAVRGSAAGLRWTMAAASLATILITGLVRPPAVRLDPAEEERLVDLREGPAGTVAVIQNANGRVIKVNNHYTLGGTAALRDERRQGMLPLLLHPHPRDVYYLGMGTGITASAALVPGVSRITVCELVPDVITMARRHFGPYVGELFTDRRVRLVAEDGRTFLRATDERFDVIISDLFVPWEARTGSLYSLEHFRSARDHLLPGGVFAQWLPLYQLSRREFQIIARTMLEVFPHVTVWRGDLAVTTPTMALVGRLDGAPLDPEMVVRRLREVPDPYLLVGHGPRAAPIMWSYVGNLEAAQSLVRSAPLNTDDRPLIEYLAPVTHRRASGKRASFLIRDQLVDLCGDFLRRVPPNQDPYLGRLMDSERGFAVAGFYTLEAAVARRMNRTADADSADLRLQSLLKELFRTRVSEE; encoded by the coding sequence GTGTCCGGCGCCGTCAGTCTCGTCTATCAGGTGTTGTGGATGCGCGAGCTCGGCCTGCTCTTCGGCAACACGGCTCAAGCCGGCGCGACCACCTTGACCGCGTTCTTCCTGGGCTTGGCACTGGGAGGCTTCGCCGCGGGCAAGATCGCGCCTCGACTCGGGAACCCGCTGCGCGCCTACGGCTGGATCGAGATCGGCGTCGCCGTCACCGCGGTTGCGTACTTCGGACTCATGAGCCTCTACGGCGCCATCGTGCCGGCCCTGTTCCGAAGTCTAGGCAGCAGGCCGGAGCTGTTCCTGCTCGCCAAGTTCGGACTCGGCATACTGGTGCTCCTTCCGCCCTCGTGCCTGATCGGTGCCACGCTCCCGCTCGTCGGCGAGCACATCGTGCGCGGGCGAGATACGCTGGGACGCGGTGGCACGATCCTCTATGCCCTCAATACGCTGGGCGCGGCCCTCGGGGCACTCGCCGCGGGGTTCTTCCTGCCGCTCGCGCTCGGCTTCCGCGGCGCGTATGCCGTCGCGATCGCTTCGAACCTGGTTCTCGGCATCGTGCTCATCGTGGCGGCCCGGACCTCGGGCCCGCCGGCCGACGCCTCGGCCGCGGCTCACACGCCCCACTCACAGCTCACGTCGATCTCCTGGACGCGGGTGCGCGTGCTCGCCTTTCTCAGCGGGCTCGTGACGCTGGCGCTCGAGGTCCTCTGGACGCGGATGTTCTCCCAGGTGCTGCACAACTCGGTCTACACCTTCTCCATCATCCTCGTCATCTTCCTGGTCGCGCTCGCCCTCGGCTCGCTCCTCGCTCATCGCCTGATCGGGTCCTCGCGCGAGCCTTCCAACGTCCTCGCGCTGCTGCTCGGCGCCGGCGCCGTGCTCACCAGCGTCTCGCCCTGGCTCTTCTTCGCGCTGACGGGCGGACTGCGCTACATCGCCGAGCAATCCGGATGGATCGCGTACCAGCTCACCGTGTTCACGCTGAGCGGCCTGGTGATGATGCCGGCGACCATCGCGCTCGGCACCGTGTTCCCCTATCTCCTCCGCCTCGGCGAGACGCCGGCGCGCAGCGCCGGTCGTACCGTGGGGGAGCTGGTCGCCATCAATACGCTCGGCGGCATCGCGGGCTCCTTGCTCGCGGGCTTCGCCTTCCTGTCATGGTTCGGCCTGTGGTCGAGCATTCGCCTGGTGGCGCTCGTGGCCATCGCCGGGCTACCGCTGATCGCGGTGCGGGGAAGCGCCGCCGGCCTGCGCTGGACCATGGCGGCCGCCTCGCTGGCGACCATCCTGATCACCGGGCTCGTTCGTCCGCCGGCGGTGCGTCTCGATCCCGCCGAGGAGGAGCGCCTGGTCGACCTGCGCGAGGGACCGGCCGGCACCGTGGCCGTGATCCAGAACGCCAACGGCCGGGTCATCAAGGTGAACAACCACTACACGCTCGGGGGCACCGCGGCGCTGCGCGACGAGCGCCGGCAAGGCATGCTGCCCCTCCTCCTCCATCCTCACCCGCGCGACGTCTACTACCTCGGCATGGGAACCGGGATCACCGCCAGCGCCGCCCTGGTCCCGGGTGTTTCGCGGATCACGGTGTGCGAGCTGGTCCCCGACGTGATCACCATGGCGCGCCGCCACTTCGGCCCCTACGTCGGCGAGCTGTTCACCGACCGCCGGGTGCGGCTCGTGGCGGAAGACGGACGCACGTTCCTGCGCGCGACCGACGAGCGATTCGACGTGATCATCTCGGATCTGTTCGTGCCGTGGGAGGCGCGTACGGGCAGTCTCTATAGCCTCGAGCACTTCCGTTCCGCCCGCGACCATCTCCTGCCAGGAGGCGTGTTCGCGCAATGGCTGCCGCTCTATCAGCTTTCGCGCCGGGAATTCCAGATCATCGCGCGCACCATGCTGGAGGTCTTTCCACACGTGACCGTGTGGCGCGGCGATCTGGCCGTCACCACGCCCACCATGGCGCTGGTCGGACGGCTGGACGGCGCCCCGCTCGATCCCGAGATGGTCGTGCGCCGCCTCCGCGAAGTGCCGGACCCTTACCTGCTCGTCGGACACGGCCCGCGCGCCGCGCCGATCATGTGGTCCTACGTCGGCAATCTCGAAGCGGCCCAGTCACTGGTGAGATCGGCGCCGCTCAACACCGACGACCGTCCGCTCATCGAGTACCTGGCGCCTGTGACGCACCGCCGCGCCTCCGGCAAGCGGGCGTCGTTCCTCATTCGCGACCAGCTCGTCGATCTGTGCGGCGACTTCCTGCGCCGCGTGCCGCCCAACCAGGATCCCTATCTCGGCCGGCTCATGGATTCGGAGCGCGGCTTCGCCGTGGCGGGCTTCTATACGCTCGAAGCGGCCGTCGCGCGCCGCATGAATCGTACCGCGGATGCCGACAGCGCCGACCTCAGGCTGCAGAGCCTGCTCAAGGAACTGTTCCGAACGCGCGTCAGCGAGGAGTGA
- a CDS encoding citrate synthase/methylcitrate synthase, with the protein MSSISTPVPRGLDGVVAARTRLSHVDGSAGQLVIGGYELKELAGRVSFEEAAYLLWRGSLPSRDELGMLEREMAISRKLPPQTMSVLRAAVAAAPIDALRMACATLSLDLADPDDITPPGDLAAAKMVTARFPTMVAAHLRLSAGLEPIPPREDLSHAANFLHMVLGKEPDSVAAKALDTYWVTVIDHGMNASTFAGRVIASTRSDMVSAVTGAIGALKGPLHGGAPGPVLDMLVEIGTLENAERWLRQELEAGRRIMGFGHRVYKVRDPRAEVLSRVAEQMAGAQLEDRRLFDLARGVEQVALRLLDEKKPGRNLRTNVEFYTALVLQSLGLSPKSFVALFACGRVAGWCAHVIEQHAEDHLIRPQSEYVGRRGLSVER; encoded by the coding sequence ATGTCGAGCATCAGCACCCCCGTGCCTCGCGGTCTGGACGGGGTGGTCGCGGCCCGGACGCGGCTTTCCCACGTCGACGGCAGCGCGGGCCAGCTGGTGATCGGCGGCTACGAGCTCAAGGAGCTGGCCGGCCGCGTCAGCTTCGAGGAAGCCGCGTATCTCCTCTGGCGCGGCTCGCTGCCGAGCCGCGACGAGCTGGGGATGCTCGAGCGCGAGATGGCGATCTCGCGGAAGCTGCCACCGCAGACCATGTCGGTGCTCAGGGCCGCGGTCGCGGCCGCCCCGATCGACGCGCTCCGCATGGCGTGCGCCACGCTCTCTCTGGATCTCGCCGATCCCGATGACATCACCCCGCCCGGGGATCTGGCCGCCGCCAAGATGGTGACCGCTCGATTCCCCACCATGGTCGCGGCCCACCTCAGGCTCTCCGCGGGTCTCGAGCCCATTCCACCGCGCGAAGATCTGTCGCACGCCGCCAACTTCCTCCACATGGTGCTGGGCAAGGAGCCCGACTCGGTGGCGGCCAAGGCGCTGGACACCTACTGGGTGACCGTGATCGATCACGGCATGAACGCCTCGACCTTCGCCGGCCGTGTGATCGCCAGCACGCGCTCCGACATGGTGAGCGCCGTGACCGGCGCGATCGGTGCGCTCAAGGGACCGCTCCACGGCGGCGCTCCCGGACCGGTGCTCGACATGCTGGTAGAGATCGGGACGCTCGAGAACGCCGAGCGCTGGCTGCGCCAGGAGCTGGAGGCCGGGCGCCGCATCATGGGATTCGGCCACCGGGTCTACAAGGTGCGCGACCCTCGCGCCGAGGTGCTGAGCCGGGTCGCCGAGCAGATGGCCGGCGCGCAGCTCGAGGACCGGCGGCTCTTCGATCTCGCGCGCGGCGTCGAGCAGGTCGCCCTGCGGCTGCTGGACGAAAAGAAGCCCGGCCGGAATCTCCGCACCAACGTCGAGTTCTATACCGCGCTGGTCCTGCAGTCCCTGGGGCTCTCGCCCAAGTCCTTCGTCGCGCTGTTCGCGTGCGGACGGGTCGCGGGATGGTGCGCTCACGTCATCGAGCAGCACGCCGAGGACCATCTGATCCGCCCGCAGTCGGAGTACGTCGGACGGCGCGGGCTTTCGGTCGAGCGCTGA
- a CDS encoding TIGR01777 family oxidoreductase — MISSPPRTGRILVTGAGGLIGSRLVPRLRRAGHTVVRAVRRAVVSSDEVRWTPETGRLDPSPPLDGVVYLAGQSIDGPRWTKENKRRIWSSRVDASRALSQRLAESAAPPRAMVGTSGIGIYGDRGDEVLDESSPPGEGFFPDLAQAWEAASDPLKAAGCRTVSLRLGLVLAREGGALPRLLIPARLGLGGPLGSGRQFWSWVTIDDVVAVLERALERPSLAGPVNVVAPQPLRQKDFALVLGRVSRRPAIVPAPAFVLRMVLGEMADAAILASARVLPRRLEEDGFRFTHPDLEGALRAVLQGPV, encoded by the coding sequence CTGATCTCTAGCCCGCCCCGGACTGGGCGGATCCTGGTCACGGGCGCCGGCGGGCTGATCGGCTCGCGGCTCGTGCCGCGGCTCCGGCGGGCTGGACACACGGTGGTGCGCGCCGTGCGGCGCGCCGTGGTCTCGAGCGACGAGGTCCGCTGGACGCCCGAGACCGGCCGCCTGGATCCGTCGCCGCCGCTGGATGGCGTCGTGTATCTCGCCGGACAGTCGATTGACGGTCCGCGCTGGACGAAAGAGAACAAGCGACGGATCTGGTCGAGCCGTGTCGACGCGTCGCGTGCACTCAGCCAACGACTCGCCGAGTCCGCTGCCCCGCCTCGCGCCATGGTCGGCACTTCGGGCATCGGCATCTATGGTGATCGCGGGGACGAGGTGCTCGATGAATCGAGCCCGCCGGGTGAAGGCTTCTTTCCCGATCTGGCGCAGGCTTGGGAGGCGGCGAGCGATCCGTTGAAGGCCGCCGGCTGCCGGACCGTGAGCCTGAGGCTCGGCCTGGTGCTGGCGCGGGAGGGAGGCGCCCTTCCTCGCCTCTTGATTCCGGCCCGGCTCGGTCTCGGTGGGCCGCTCGGGAGCGGACGGCAGTTCTGGAGCTGGGTGACCATCGACGACGTCGTGGCCGTGCTCGAGAGGGCGCTCGAGCGTCCCTCGCTCGCAGGCCCCGTCAATGTCGTCGCCCCGCAGCCCCTGCGCCAGAAGGACTTCGCTCTTGTCCTGGGCCGGGTCTCGAGAAGGCCGGCCATCGTGCCCGCGCCCGCGTTCGTCCTGCGGATGGTGCTCGGGGAGATGGCGGACGCGGCCATCCTCGCGAGCGCTCGCGTCCTGCCCCGCCGGCTCGAGGAGGACGGCTTTCGATTCACCCATCCCGACCTGGAGGGCGCCCTGCGAGCGGTCCTCCAGGGTCCGGTTTGA
- a CDS encoding alpha/beta fold hydrolase: MEPLLISMTMVGAPTLVGGAAAAAAWLALYPPVPRDLGGARDLDDEAEKVTIPLADDDALSGWYLPGNRGVTLLLLHGYGRTHHRMWRYAGFLRAAGYGALAIDFRSSRRGRRLPTTLGHHEREDVEAAWRWLKRRVPNDRLGVMGESLGGSVALMLAADHPDAEMVVVDCPFATGSGAVDDMLVRFLRLPRWPFVPMVRRLGILASGHDPCATDVVECASRLRERRVLFIHSEEDERVAPRHSERLWEAAGGRHPLWRVPNARHNRAWIAQREEYERRVLDFLAGDPAA; encoded by the coding sequence GTGGAACCGCTGCTGATCTCCATGACCATGGTCGGAGCTCCGACGCTCGTGGGCGGAGCGGCGGCCGCGGCGGCATGGCTGGCGCTCTACCCCCCCGTGCCGCGCGATCTCGGCGGCGCGCGCGATCTCGACGACGAGGCGGAAAAAGTCACCATCCCGCTCGCCGACGATGACGCACTGTCCGGCTGGTATCTGCCCGGGAATCGTGGCGTCACGCTGCTTCTGCTCCACGGCTACGGGCGCACCCATCACCGGATGTGGCGCTACGCCGGTTTTCTGCGCGCGGCAGGGTACGGCGCGCTGGCCATCGACTTCCGCTCGTCGCGGCGCGGACGGCGGCTGCCCACGACGCTCGGCCACCACGAGCGGGAGGACGTCGAGGCCGCGTGGCGCTGGCTCAAGCGGCGCGTGCCGAATGACCGGCTGGGCGTGATGGGGGAGTCCCTCGGAGGCTCGGTGGCGCTCATGCTCGCCGCCGACCATCCGGATGCCGAGATGGTCGTCGTCGACTGCCCATTCGCCACCGGCAGCGGGGCGGTCGACGACATGCTCGTCCGCTTCCTTCGCCTTCCTCGCTGGCCCTTCGTTCCCATGGTCCGCCGCCTGGGCATTCTCGCCAGCGGCCATGATCCGTGCGCCACCGACGTCGTGGAGTGCGCGTCGCGGTTGCGCGAGCGCCGCGTGCTCTTCATTCATTCGGAGGAGGACGAGCGGGTCGCGCCGCGGCATTCGGAGCGTCTGTGGGAGGCGGCGGGCGGTCGTCATCCGCTGTGGCGCGTGCCCAATGCGCGGCACAACCGTGCGTGGATCGCGCAGCGCGAGGAGTACGAGCGTCGGGTCCTGGACTTCCTGGCGGGAGATCCCGCGGCCTAG
- a CDS encoding slipin family protein — MLTFAGSLLFFLLFLGLVILANAIRVVREYERLVVFRLGRLVGERGPGLVLLIPLVDRAVKVGLRTVTMDVPPQDIITRDNVTVKVNAVIYFRVVSSQEAVVQVENYLYATSQIAQTTLRSILGQAELDELLSEREKLNQALQQVIDRQTEPWGVKVSTVEVKNVDLPQEMQRAIARQAEAERERRAKVINAEGEYQAAARLAEAAAVIGREPVALQLRYLQTLAEIATENNSTTIFPVPVDFLKAFSDHLTRKAPA, encoded by the coding sequence ATGTTGACCTTCGCCGGCTCGTTGTTGTTCTTCCTCCTCTTTCTCGGACTGGTCATCCTCGCCAACGCGATCCGCGTCGTGCGCGAGTACGAGCGGCTGGTGGTGTTTCGGCTGGGAAGACTGGTGGGAGAGCGGGGCCCAGGCCTGGTCCTGCTGATTCCTCTGGTGGATCGGGCGGTGAAGGTGGGACTCCGTACCGTGACGATGGACGTGCCGCCGCAGGACATCATCACGCGCGACAACGTGACGGTGAAGGTGAACGCGGTGATCTACTTTCGGGTCGTGTCGTCGCAGGAGGCGGTGGTGCAGGTCGAGAACTACCTCTACGCCACGTCGCAGATCGCCCAGACCACGCTGCGCTCGATCCTCGGGCAAGCCGAGCTCGACGAGCTCCTGTCGGAGCGCGAGAAGCTCAACCAGGCCCTGCAGCAGGTGATCGATCGCCAGACGGAGCCGTGGGGCGTCAAGGTCTCGACCGTCGAGGTGAAGAACGTCGACCTTCCGCAGGAGATGCAGCGCGCGATCGCGCGCCAGGCCGAAGCGGAGCGCGAGCGCCGCGCCAAGGTCATCAACGCCGAGGGTGAGTATCAGGCCGCGGCGCGCCTGGCCGAAGCGGCCGCCGTCATCGGCCGCGAGCCCGTAGCACTCCAGTTGCGCTATTTGCAGACGCTCGCGGAGATCGCCACCGAGAACAACTCCACGACCATCTTCCCGGTGCCCGTGGACTTCCTGAAAGCCTTCAGCGACCACCTCACGCGGAAGGCGCCGGCCTGA